The Acidobacteriota bacterium genome contains a region encoding:
- a CDS encoding arginine decarboxylase, pyruvoyl-dependent yields the protein MSSTFFVPRQMFLTRGVGVHREKLTSFEMALRGAGIAAINIVRVSSIFPPQCKIIPKKKGLEMLPAGAVVPCVVAEAATNEPHRMIAASVGVAQPTDRDQYGYLSEHHGYGEDSRTASDYAEDLAATMLATTLGVDFDPDKSYDEKREIWKISGQIVRTSALTQTAKGDKEGRWTTVIAASVLLP from the coding sequence ATGAGCAGCACCTTCTTCGTCCCCCGCCAGATGTTCTTGACCCGTGGTGTGGGAGTCCACCGCGAGAAGCTCACCAGCTTCGAGATGGCCCTGCGCGGTGCCGGCATCGCCGCCATCAATATCGTTCGGGTTAGCAGCATTTTCCCGCCTCAGTGCAAGATCATCCCCAAGAAGAAGGGCCTGGAGATGCTCCCCGCCGGCGCCGTGGTTCCCTGCGTGGTGGCGGAAGCAGCGACCAACGAGCCCCATCGCATGATCGCCGCCTCCGTGGGCGTCGCCCAACCCACCGACCGTGACCAATACGGCTACCTTTCCGAGCACCACGGCTACGGCGAGGACAGCCGCACCGCCAGCGACTACGCCGAGGATCTGGCCGCCACCATGCTGGCCACCACCCTGGGAGTGGATTTCGATCCCGACAAGAGCTACGACGAGAAGCGGGAGATCTGGAAGATTTCCGGCCAGATCGTGCGTACCTCCGCCCTCACCCAGACCGCCAAGGGGGACAAAGAGGGGCGCTGGACCACGGTCATCGCCGCCTCCGTCCTGCTGCCCTGA
- the speB gene encoding agmatinase: protein MAFQPANFALLEPQQANYESARAVILPVPFERTTSYGKGTIGGPAAILAASHQLELYDEELQREPAELGIHTLPLFQPESFDLAEALEEVQEEARKHLDAGKFLVTLGGEHSLSLAPVRATAASHGDAVGVVQFDAHADLREEFEGTPYSHASVLRRIVEDGAPTLAVGIRSLSSPEAQLVKARKLPVIWGYELEERGDELFDRFLEQLPEAVYLTFDLDFFDPSLVPATGTPEPGGGRWWPTLRMLRRLFATKRVLAMDVVELAPIGGQPASDFLAAKLVYKCLGYLAEAESSAS, encoded by the coding sequence ATGGCCTTCCAGCCGGCCAACTTTGCCCTCCTGGAGCCCCAGCAGGCAAACTACGAGAGCGCTCGGGCGGTGATCCTGCCGGTGCCCTTCGAGCGCACCACCAGCTATGGCAAGGGCACCATCGGCGGCCCCGCTGCCATCCTCGCCGCCTCCCATCAGCTGGAGCTCTACGATGAGGAGCTCCAGCGGGAGCCGGCGGAGCTCGGCATCCACACCCTGCCCCTTTTCCAGCCCGAGAGCTTCGATCTAGCGGAGGCCCTGGAAGAGGTGCAGGAGGAAGCCCGCAAACATCTCGACGCCGGCAAATTCCTCGTCACCCTGGGCGGCGAGCACAGCCTGTCCCTGGCGCCGGTGCGCGCCACCGCGGCCTCCCATGGCGATGCCGTGGGAGTCGTACAATTCGACGCCCATGCCGATCTACGGGAGGAGTTCGAAGGCACTCCCTACAGTCACGCCAGCGTCCTGCGCCGCATCGTCGAAGACGGTGCTCCGACCCTGGCGGTGGGGATTCGTTCGCTGTCGTCGCCGGAGGCCCAGCTGGTGAAGGCACGGAAGCTACCGGTGATCTGGGGCTACGAGCTCGAGGAACGCGGTGACGAGCTCTTCGACCGCTTCCTGGAGCAGCTGCCGGAGGCGGTCTATCTGACCTTCGACCTGGACTTCTTCGACCCGTCCCTGGTCCCCGCCACCGGCACCCCCGAGCCCGGCGGCGGCCGTTGGTGGCCCACCCTCCGCATGCTCCGCCGGCTCTTCGCCACCAAGCGCGTCCTGGCCATGGACGTGGTGGAGCTCGCCCCCATCGGCGGGCAGCCCGCCAGCGACTTCCTGGCCGCCAAGCTGGTGTACAAATGCCTCGGCTACCTGGCGGAAGCCGAATCCTCGGCGAGCTGA